A region of the Streptomyces sp. NBC_00442 genome:
GAGGACTGCTTGGGGGAGACCGCCGAGACGCCGGGCGCCTTGCGCAGCGCGGTCAGGACGTCCTTGTCGAGCCCGGAACCGCCGGCCGCCATCTGGACCATGTAATCGGCCTTGATGTTGTCCGTGGTCAGCCTGTCCATGGCCGCGCCCAGCGTGACGCCGAGCACCGAGAGACCGGTGACCAGGGTGAGGCCGATGGCGAGCGCGGAGGCGGTGGCGCCGGTGCGGCGCGGGTTGCGCACCGCGTTCTGGCTGGCGAGCTTGCCGGACACGCCGAACACCTTGCTCAGGGCGGGGCGTACCAGGGCGATGACCGGGCGGGACAGGAGCGGGATCAGGATGATGATGCCGACCAGGGCCAGGAAGGCGCCGAGGGCGATGGTGTACTTGCCGTCCTTGCCGGCGGCGGCGCCGGCCACGATGGCGGCCGCGCCGCCGAGGGTGATGACGCCGCCGATGGAGTTCCGTACGACCAGGGACTTGGTGGTGGCCACGCCGTGCACGCTGTTCATCGCGGCGACCGGCGGGATCTTGGCGGCACGCCAGGCCGGCAGCAGCGCGGCGATCACGGTGACGAAGATGCCCACGGCGAGCGCGGCGATCACCGGCGTGGCCGAGATGATCAGCGGGCCCGCGGGCACCTTGGCGCCGAACATGCCGATGGCGGACTGCAGCCCGCTCGCCAGGCCCACGCCGAGCACGAACCCGACGGCGGAGGCGACGGTGCCCACCACCAGCGCCTCGGCCAGCACCGAGCGGCGGACCTGGCCGCGGGAGGCGCCGACGGCGCGCATCAGGGCGAGCTCACGGGTGCGCTGGGCGACCAGCATGGTGAACGTGTTGGAGATCAGGAAGATGCCGACGAAGAGGGCGATGCCGGCGAAGACGAGCAGCATCTGGTTCAGGCCGCTCAGCCCCTTCTCGATGTCCTTGGCCTCCTGGTCGGCGAGCGCCTTGCCGGTCTTGGCCTCGGCGTCCTTCGGCAGCAGCGGCTTGACCTCGTCGAGGATCTTCCCGGCGTCGGCGCCGGGGGCGGCGGCCACGCTCACGTTCTGGAAATAGCCCGGCTTGAGGTAGAGCTCCTGGGCGACGGCGGTGTCGAACAGGACCAGGCTGCCGCCCGCGTTGACCTGGCCGTCCTCGGTGGTGAAGATGCCGGTGAGCTTGTAGGCCCTGACCGGCCCGTTGGTGGCGACGCGCACGCTGTCGCCCACCGTGTACTCGCCCTTGTCGGCGGTGTCCTTGTCGAGGGCGATCTGGTCGTCCTTCACCGGGCCCGCGCCCTGCGCGAAGGTGTACGACGGATCCTTGCCGTCCTTGCCGGGGGCGAAGTTGCCGCCCTTGTTGGCCCAGCCCTGCCCGATCAGCTTGCCGTCGGTGCCGGCCACGCCGGCGAACCCGTCGACCCGGCCGGTGACGGAGGCGACCCCGTCGAGCTTCTCCATCTTCTGGAGCGTCTGCTTGCTGACGCCGGGCTCGCGCTCGGTGTCGTCACGGCTGCCGTACGTGCTGACGGCGACGGCCACCTTGTCGTAGCTCTTGGCCGACTGGTTGCGGAAGGCGTTGCCGAGGGTGTCGGTGAACACGAGCGTGCCGGACACGAAGGCGACGCCGAGCATGACGGCGAGCACCGTCATCAACAGCCGGGCCTTGTGCGCGAGCACGTTGCGCAGGGCGGTCTTGAACATGGGTTTTCTCAGTCCTGGTGAGGTACGACGACTTCGGCGCGGCGCCGTGAGGGCGGCGCGGTGAGGGCGGGGCGGTGAGGGCGGGGCCGGGGTGAGGGCGGGGCCGGGGTGTGGGCTCGCGCAGTTCCCCGCGCCCCTTGAAGGGGCGGAGAAGGGTCGGATTTCGGCTGCGTGCCGTGCGTGGCCGGTCGCGCAGCTCCCCGCGCCCCTGTGGGGCGCCCGGCATGGGCATACCCAGCTCGGGGTCAGCTGGTGCGGCCCTTTGCCTCGAACGCCTTCATCCGGTCGAGCACCCCGTCCGCGCTGGGCCGCAGCATCTCGTCCACGATCCGCCCGTCGGCCAGAAATATGACCCGGTCCGCGTACGAGGCGGCTACCGGGTCGTGGGTGACCATCACCACGGTCTGCCCGAGCTCGCGCACCGAGTTGCGCAGGAAGCCGAGGACCTCCGCGCCGGAGCGCGAGTCCAGGTTTCCGGTCGGCTCGTCGCCGAAGATGATCTCCGGCTGGGAGGCGAGCGCGCGGGCCACGGCGACGCGCTGCTGCTGGCCGCCGGAGAGCTGGGTGGGCCGGTGACCGAGCCGGTCGGCGAGGCCCACCATGGAGATGACCTGGTCGAGCCACTCCTTGTTGGGCTTGCGGCCCGCGATGTCCATGGGGAGCGTGATGTTCTCCAGGGCGGTGAGCGTGGGCAGCAGGTTGAACGCCTGGAAGATGAAGCCGATCTTGTCGCGGCGCAGCTGCGTGAGCTGCTTGTCCTTGAGGGAGCCCAGCTCGGTGTCGCCGATGCGGACCGCGCCGGAGCTGAAGGAGTCCAGACCCGCGACGCAGTGCATCAGCGTGGACTTGCCGGAACCCGAGGGGCCCATGATCGCGGTGAACTCGCCCTGCCGGAAGTCGACCGTGACCTGGTCGAGGGCGACCACCTGGGTCTCGCCCGTGCCGTAGACCTTCGACAGCTCGATGGCGCGGGCGGCCACCGCGGTCGCGCGGTGTGCGGTGGGGATGGTGGTCACGGAGGTACTCCTGTCGAGCGGCTTTCGGGGACGTCTCCATCCTTCCGGCCGCCGGCCGCCACATCGTCAGCCCCTGTACCCGTTCCCTGGCCCTCTTGAGTCGGACGGCGAAGACCCCTCCGTCCTCCTGAGGTATGACAGCACCCCTGAGACCCCGCCCGGAGCCGGGCCGGAGTCCAGCCGGAACCGAGCATCGCTCGACCCGGACTCCGGCGGGCCGTGCCAGCGTCTCTCACTGGGCGGAACGGGGCATCGACTTTCCGTCATTCCATCGCCGCATATCGGGGTACCCCGGACGCCCTGCCAACCGCCTCCGGCATGTGCCAACACCGCTCCGAGCTGTGCTGACGCGCCCTCAGGCGTCAATAAAATAAGACAACATCGGATGGTTGTTCCGCTGTTCGGGGGATGCGTCGGGCTAGGCTCGTCCCGCGAAACGCGGAGCCGCGCGCCCTGGCCCGGATGGTGGAACGCAGACACGGCGAGCTTAAACCTCGCTGGCCTTCGGGCCGTGCCGGTTCAAGTCCGGCTCCGGGCACTCCAGCAGGATCCGGCTTCCCGCGCGTCGGGGTGCCGGGCCCTTGCACCACCCTCCTCCCCGCGTGAAGATCCTCCCTAGGCAGTACGTGGTTTCTTTGCATGCCCATTACCCTTGACGGCAAGGCCGCGCAGGGCGGCCATGGAGGAGTGAGATGAGGAGCAGCAACCCGGTCTTCTCGCGACGGGGCTTCAGCCGCGACAATGGCTACGCCGGTTTCAACACCGCGCAGCAGCCGCAGGCCGGGGGCAACCCGTACGCGCAGGCGCCCGCCAACCCGTACGCGACGAATCCGTACGCACAGCAGGACACGCAGCTGGGCGCCCCGCAGGCGCCGGCCCGTTCCGGTGTGATGACGATCGACGACGTGGTCACGCGCACCGCGATCACGCTCGGCACCGTCGTCGCCGGCGCGGTCGTCGCCTGGCTGGCGCTGCCGGTCGACGCGGCGAACATCGGCAAGTCGTACGGCATCGCCATCGGCGCCGCGCTGATCGCGTTCGTCCTCGCGATGGTCCAGTCGTTCAAGCGCAAGCCGGTTCCGGCGCTGATCATCGGGTACGCCGCCTTCGAGGGCGTCTTCCTCGGTGTGATCAGCTCGGCCGTCACGACTCACGTGTCGGCGGGCGCGGTGCCGCAGGCGGTGCTCGGCACGATGGCGGTCTTCGCCGGGGTGCTGATCGCCTACAAGACCCGGCTGATCCGGGTCAACCGCCGCTTCACCGGCTTCGTCATGGCCGCGGCCATCGGCTTCATGATCCTCATGCTGGTCAACCTGCTGTTCGCGGCGATCGGCGGCGGCGACGGCCTCGGCTTCCGCAGCGGCGGCCTCGGCATCGTCTTCGGGATCATCGGCATCGTCCTCGGCGCCTGCTTCCTGGCGATGGACTTCAAGCAGGTCGAGGACGGCATCACCTACGGCGCTCCGCGCGAGGAGTCCTGGCTGGCCGCCTTCGGCCTCACCATGACGCTGGTGTGGATCTACCTGGAGGCGCTGCGGCTGATCTCCATCCTCCAGGGCAACGACTGACACGACGACGGACACGACGACCGACACCGCGGGCGGTGGACGTCACGAGGGGCCCCGCCCGGCACTGCTGCCGGACGGGGCCCCTCGCCGTGTGCCGGTGTCTCACCAGCCGATCGAGAGCGTCAGTTCCGTCGGCGGGTTCGCGTTGCCCAGGATCTGCACCGACGACTGGTCGTTGATGTCGTCGTAGGGGAAGCCGTACGCGCGCCCCGCGAGGCCCACGGTGTGGAAGAAGGCCGCGTAGTCGTTCTTCGGGGTCGCGCCCTGGTAGTAGGCGGACGGGGTGTGCCACAGGGAGGTGTTCTGGGCCACGCCCCGGTTGAACGCGGCGCAGAACTCCGCGCCGAGCCGCTTCTCCACGTCGCCGCCCGAGGCGAGCGCCCCCGAGCAGGCCATGACCTCGCGCGAGGTCGGCTTGTTCAGGGTGAAGGGGCCGGCTCCGTTCCTGGTGAAGGTCAGCGTGGAACCCGCGACGTGCCCGGAGAAGGTCTCGCCCGGCGCGCTCAGCGTGAAGGGATGGGAGGCGTAATAGCTCCAGGTCTGGTCGATGGTGGAGGTCAGGTAGTCGCCGGGGAAGGCGGCGGCCGAGCGCGGGGCCACGATCCGGTAGGCGGACCGGAGCGGCTTGAAGGCCGCCCCGACGCCTGCCGCGTACGCCGACATGACCTCGGCGCGGGACTTGGCGATGCCCCGGGTGGTGTCGTAGCCGCTGGAGGTCTGGCGCAGCCGGGCGGTCATCGGGAAGCCGAACTGGTCGACCTGGGTGGTGTTCCCGCCGTACGCGGCCTGCCCGTTGACGAAGGTGTACTCGTACCAGTCGTAGTAGACGTCGTTGTTGGGATCGGACGGGTTGTTGGGGTCGGGGCCGCCCCAGCCCTGGTCGTCGGGCGAGACCGGGACGTAGAGCGGCGAGCCGAGCGAGAGGTAGATGCGGCCGCCGCGGATGGAGGCGGGGGAGGGCACGCGGCCGCCCGCCTGCGTCAGGGTGAACGACATGTTCGGGTAGTTCACGCCGTGCTTGGTGAGGTGGCCCGGCGCGTTCGCGTCGAGGTGGTTGATGTGGGCGGTCGTGCCGTCGGGCTTCAGGTACGACCACTGGCCCGGGGTGATCTGGCCGAGCACGGTGACGTAGATCTGTGCGTCGGCGTACGCGCCGTGGGTGTTGTTCTGGAACACGATCGGGAAGCCGGCCGAGGCGGCGGCCCGCGGGGTTCCGATGGTCGGGCCGGCGGCCGTGGCGCCGCCCGCGCCGAGGAGCAGGAGCGCGCTGGCGGCCGCGGCCGCCAGGAGGAGCCGTACGGTCTTCATGCCCGCGCCCCTCATCAGTGGCCGAATCCGAACCAGTTGACGTTGACGAAGTCGGCGCCCTGGCCACTGGTGAAGGTCAGGTAGACGTCGTGGGTGCCGGTGACGCCGCTGATGTTCGCCGGGACGGTACGCCAGCTCTGCCAGCCGCCCGTGTTGGCCACGGCGAAGCTGCCGACGGGCGCGTTGCTCCGGCTGTCCAGGCGGACCTCCACCAGGCCGCTGACCCCGCCGGCCGCGCCGCTCGCCACCCTGGCGGAGAACTGCCTGGCCGCGGTCGTACCGAAGTTCACGCCCTTGTAGAGAGCCCAGTCGCCACTGGCGAGGGAACCGATGTCCTGGCCGCCGCCGCTGTCGGTGGTGGCCTCGTTGGACACGCCGGACTGCTGGTCGTACGACTCGGCCTGGACGGTGCCGTACGCGTCGCGGCTGCCCGACGGCGGCGGCGTGGTGGGCGGGGTGGTGCCGGAACCGCCGGCCTGCCGCACGGTGACGTAGTCGACGACCAGGGGATGGCCCGGCTGGGTGCCGGCGTCGGGGCCGCCGCCGAACGCGTCGGGGAAGCCGCCGCCCATCGCGACGTTCAGGATGACGAAGTAGCCGTGGTTGGTGGCGTTGGTCCAGGTCGCCGCGTCGACCTGGTTCTGGCTCACCGTATGGAAGTTGACGCCGTCGAGGTAGAAGCGCATCTGCTCGGTGGCGCCCGAGCGGTCCCACTCGACGGCGTACGTGTGGAAGCCGCCCTGGCAGGTGGCGCCGTCGCAGGCCTTCTGGCCGCCGATCCCGGTGGTCTCGTTGCAGGGGCCGCCGGGGCTGGTGCCGCAGTGCATCGTCGACCAGTTGTTGTTCAGGCCCTGCACGTTCTCCATGATGTCGAGCTCGCCGATGCCGGGCCAGTTCCAGTAGTTGCCGCGGAAGGGCGCGCCGAGCGCCCAGAACGCCGGCCAGTAGCCCTTGGCGGCGGCGCCCGTCACATCGGGCATCTGGAGCCGCGCCTCGATGCGGAGCTTGCCGCCGGCCGGGGGCTGGAAGTCGGTGCGCTTCGTCTCGACGCGGCCCGACGTCCAGTGGCCCGAGGCGTCGCGCTGCGGGGTGATGCGCAGGTTCCCCGCGCCGTCGAGGGCGACGTTGCTGGTGGACGAGGTCATCGTCTCGACCTCGCCGGTCCCGAAGCCCGCCGGGCCGCCGGGGTAGCTGGTGCCGGTCGTGTACTGCCAGTTGGCGGTGTTGATGCCCGAGCCGGCCGGCCCGTCGAAGTCGTCGGTGAAGACGGTGGTCCAGCCGGCGGGGGGCGGCGGGGCGGAGGCGCTCGCGGGCAGCGCGACGACGGCGGCGCTCGCCGCGGCGAGGCCGAGGGTGGCGAGCACGGCGGTCAGGGCTCGCCGCGCGGGGTTTCGTCTGTGGGGTGACGGGCGCATGGGGGGTGCCTCTCTCGGAAAGAGAGCGCTCTGAGAGCGCTCTCAGCGATGGGCTGCGCGGTCACTGTGCTCCCCGGCGTCCGGAGCGTCAAGAGGTAAAACAGTGAAAGCCCTTGTGGGGATGGGGAGTTCACCTACTGAAGGCGGGTTGTGCGGCGCGGATGCGCGGATGCGCGGGGGCGGCGCGGGGTGCGGGGTGCGACGGGTCTGGCTTGCGCGGCGGGTGCGGGCGGCGCGGCGGGTGTGGCTTGCGCGGCGGGTTTGGCTCGCGCGGCGGGTTTGGCCTGTGTGGCGGGTGCGGCTTGCGCCGGGCGGCGCGGCGCGGGCAGCACGTCGCCCCGCCGGCCGGGGCCGACGGGGCGAAGGGGCGGTGCACTTCCCGCGGAGGTGCGGAAAGCCGGACAGAACGATCCTCCCGGAACTAGAGCAGGCGTCGCGCGGCTCGCCTCAGGTCGTACTCATGGATGATCGCCTTGGCGTGCCCATAGGCGAGATCGTGCTCGCTCCGGAGCCAGCTGACCTTCTCCTCGAAACGGAAGAGGGAGGGGCCTTCCTCGACGGTGCGGAGCCAGTCGGTCACTTCACGACCGGTGCAGTGGGGGATGCGGGAGAGCAGGTTGCGGTGGGTCTCTTCGGAGAAGACTTGGGACATCGGCGCCTCCGGAGGCATTGCGCTGCGTGGTCCTTCACTGCACCGTGCCTCAGGGTTCGCGTATTGGCAACAGTGCGGGACGGGCGCGTAGGGTCGCGGCGTGCTCGATGTGAACCCCTTGATCCTGGCCGTGGACCGTTTCGCCGACCGGCTGCGCGCCGCGCCCGAGAGCCGTCTGCGCCGCGGCGCGGCGGCCGAAGCGCTCGCTCTGGCGCGGGAGTTGGCGCTCAGGGCGCAGCGCGTCGAGGATCCGGAGCGCGAGCCCCTGCGCATGCCGGACGCCGGGATGTTCAGCGTCGCCGACCAAGTCATGGTCGCCGGAAGGGATTTGGCCCAGGCCCTGCACACGACGAAGACCCCGCCGGGCGGGGAGCCGGAGGGGGCGGTGGGGCTGGTGGAGGCGGCGGAGGGGCGTGCCTTTGGCTAGCCGCCGGGGGGTGGGGGCTGGGGGTTGGGGGCTGGGCAGGGTTTTCGTGCGCGGGCCGTGCGTGGCTGGTCGCGCAGTTCCCCGCGCCCCTGAAACCCGCTTTCGTCCGCGGGCCGTGGACGGCTGGCCGCGCAGTTCCCCGCGCCCCTTGAACGGCCGGTTGTCGTGTGCGGGCCGTGCTCACGTCTCGCGCGGTTCCCTGCGCCCCTGGAGGGGCTCGGTAGAGGCGTCCTCAGCCTGTCCGGCGTTTGAGGACGAGCGCCCTTTAGGCGCGAACGGGGGTGCAGGGGGCGGAGCCCCCGCCGGGGTTGGAGGGGCGGAGCCCCTCGGGGGGTCCGGGGCGCAGCCCCGGGGAGCTGAGGCCTTCAAGTAGTCGCACGGGCGGGAGGGTGGGAAAACCCCCCGGGGTCCGGGGCGCAGACCCGGGGAGCTGAGGCCTTCAAGTAGCCGCACGGGCGGGAGGGTGGGAAAACCCCCCGGGGTCCGGGGCGCAGCCCCGGGGAGCCGCGCCTTCGGAGTTGCCGCACGGGAGGTGGGTGGGAAAACCCCCCGGGGAGCCGCGCCTTCGGAGTTGCCGCACGGGCGGGAGGGTGCGAAGACCCGTGGGGGCTGGGGCACAGCCCCGGGTGCGGTCAGAGGGAGGCGATGACCCGGTCCGCGAGGATGTACACGCTTTCCTCGCCGCACGAGAACGTCAGCGCATACGCCCCGGAGACACCGGACCCGCCGAGCAGCACCGGGGTCTGACCGTCGCGCAGGGCGGCAGCGAGGCGCTCCGAGGTCTCCCGGTGACCCGGGGTCATACAGAGCGTGGTGCCGTCGGTGAAGACGTACACGTCGAGCGTGCCGAGCGGCCCCGGCCGCACGTCCGCGAGGGCGGTACGGGACTCGGCGAGCTCCTCCAGGCGCGACACCGTCGCCTCGTGGTCGGCGACGACGGGCGTCTGGACCGGCACGAAGTCGGGGTGCGAGGGGTGGCGGCGGCGGGCCGCGGCCAGCTCGGGGGAGTCCTCGGGGAACTCCTCGACCATCTCCAGGGCTTCGGCCTCAAGGCCGGCGAAGTCCGCCTGGCGGGGCAGGAAGAGCGCGGCGTCGTCGCCGAGGCCCGCGAGCCCGCCCAGCATCGGGGAGGGCGCGTCCGCGGCGTCCCTGGCCTCCTGGGCGGCCCAGAAGGCGCGCGCCTCGGCCAGCTCGCGCTCGCGCTCCTCGGCGAGGGCCTCCGCGACGGCGGCCCGTATGTCGGCGGCCGGTGTCGCGGCGGAGCGGACCTGATGCGGCAGGCTCACGCCGTGCTCGGCACGGTTCTCGAAACGGGTGGCTGCCAGGTCTTCGCGCAGAGCCACGACCTGCTTGCGCAGCCCGTGGGCAGCGTGCAGGGCAGCGGCGCCCACGGCCGTGGCAGCGGCCGTGGTCAGCAGCAGGGCAAGAGGCATGGCGCTCACTGACGTACTCCCGGATTCAAACGATTCCCCGACTTCCTACATCAGCTTGTCGTGAGCCCGCCCCCGGTGTCAGTGCATTACGTCACGAAATGGACAGGTCTTTGGGCCTCGGGTTTACCGGCATACCGGGCCTGACCTGGGAAAATGGTCTCCGGGCAGGAGATACGTCACATCCTGGGGGAGATTCGGTCACGGTTAGGACGCGGAAGGATTGGCTGTGAGAGGCCTGTGGGACGCGAGAGCCCTGGTCAGGGGGGCAGGCGTCGCGTTCCGCGTACGACCGGTGGCGGCCGGGACGTCAACGCTGCGTCGACGAAGGGTCAACGCAGCGCTCCCGGCCGCCCGATGGCGTTTTTCAGCTGAGGCGCTCGATGACCATCGCCATGCCCTGGCCGCCGCCCACGCACATGGTCTCCAGGCCGAACTGCTTGTCGTGGAACTGGAGGCTGTTGATCAGAGTGCCGGTGATGCGGGCGCCGGTCATGCCGAAGGGGTGACCGACGGCGATGGCGCCGCCGTTGACGTTCAGCTTGTCCAGCGGGATGCCGAGGTCCTGGTAGGACGGGATCACCTGGGCGGCGAAGGCCTCGTTGATCTCGAAGAGGTCGATGTCGTCCACGGTGAGCC
Encoded here:
- a CDS encoding ABC transporter permease is translated as MFKTALRNVLAHKARLLMTVLAVMLGVAFVSGTLVFTDTLGNAFRNQSAKSYDKVAVAVSTYGSRDDTEREPGVSKQTLQKMEKLDGVASVTGRVDGFAGVAGTDGKLIGQGWANKGGNFAPGKDGKDPSYTFAQGAGPVKDDQIALDKDTADKGEYTVGDSVRVATNGPVRAYKLTGIFTTEDGQVNAGGSLVLFDTAVAQELYLKPGYFQNVSVAAAPGADAGKILDEVKPLLPKDAEAKTGKALADQEAKDIEKGLSGLNQMLLVFAGIALFVGIFLISNTFTMLVAQRTRELALMRAVGASRGQVRRSVLAEALVVGTVASAVGFVLGVGLASGLQSAIGMFGAKVPAGPLIISATPVIAALAVGIFVTVIAALLPAWRAAKIPPVAAMNSVHGVATTKSLVVRNSIGGVITLGGAAAIVAGAAAGKDGKYTIALGAFLALVGIIILIPLLSRPVIALVRPALSKVFGVSGKLASQNAVRNPRRTGATASALAIGLTLVTGLSVLGVTLGAAMDRLTTDNIKADYMVQMAAGGSGLDKDVLTALRKAPGVSAVSPKQSSFLQLDGVGESVAGVTPGDIEKVINVEPVSGSLATLGKGQIAVDDSTAAKHGWKPGSTLPVEFSDKKKGQLTIGAIFKENEFLDTVLAPTTLLDQHETDPYISQIFVKTDGGATSANEKALVSALGDNPAISFMDQQDIRNEFGGMINTLLNIMYGLLAMALIIAVLGVINTLAMSVFERQQEIGMLRAIGLDRRRVKSMIRLEAVVISLFGAVIGVGLGSFLAWAIGQTIKGSIPHYALVMPWGRIGIFLLLAGLVGVLAAMWPARSAARLNMLTAIKTE
- a CDS encoding ABC transporter ATP-binding protein; its protein translation is MTTIPTAHRATAVAARAIELSKVYGTGETQVVALDQVTVDFRQGEFTAIMGPSGSGKSTLMHCVAGLDSFSSGAVRIGDTELGSLKDKQLTQLRRDKIGFIFQAFNLLPTLTALENITLPMDIAGRKPNKEWLDQVISMVGLADRLGHRPTQLSGGQQQRVAVARALASQPEIIFGDEPTGNLDSRSGAEVLGFLRNSVRELGQTVVMVTHDPVAASYADRVIFLADGRIVDEMLRPSADGVLDRMKAFEAKGRTS
- a CDS encoding Bax inhibitor-1/YccA family protein; protein product: MRSSNPVFSRRGFSRDNGYAGFNTAQQPQAGGNPYAQAPANPYATNPYAQQDTQLGAPQAPARSGVMTIDDVVTRTAITLGTVVAGAVVAWLALPVDAANIGKSYGIAIGAALIAFVLAMVQSFKRKPVPALIIGYAAFEGVFLGVISSAVTTHVSAGAVPQAVLGTMAVFAGVLIAYKTRLIRVNRRFTGFVMAAAIGFMILMLVNLLFAAIGGGDGLGFRSGGLGIVFGIIGIVLGACFLAMDFKQVEDGITYGAPREESWLAAFGLTMTLVWIYLEALRLISILQGND
- a CDS encoding glycoside hydrolase family 64 protein, whose protein sequence is MKTVRLLLAAAAASALLLLGAGGATAAGPTIGTPRAAASAGFPIVFQNNTHGAYADAQIYVTVLGQITPGQWSYLKPDGTTAHINHLDANAPGHLTKHGVNYPNMSFTLTQAGGRVPSPASIRGGRIYLSLGSPLYVPVSPDDQGWGGPDPNNPSDPNNDVYYDWYEYTFVNGQAAYGGNTTQVDQFGFPMTARLRQTSSGYDTTRGIAKSRAEVMSAYAAGVGAAFKPLRSAYRIVAPRSAAAFPGDYLTSTIDQTWSYYASHPFTLSAPGETFSGHVAGSTLTFTRNGAGPFTLNKPTSREVMACSGALASGGDVEKRLGAEFCAAFNRGVAQNTSLWHTPSAYYQGATPKNDYAAFFHTVGLAGRAYGFPYDDINDQSSVQILGNANPPTELTLSIGW
- a CDS encoding glycoside hydrolase family 16 protein; its protein translation is MRPSPHRRNPARRALTAVLATLGLAAASAAVVALPASASAPPPPAGWTTVFTDDFDGPAGSGINTANWQYTTGTSYPGGPAGFGTGEVETMTSSTSNVALDGAGNLRITPQRDASGHWTSGRVETKRTDFQPPAGGKLRIEARLQMPDVTGAAAKGYWPAFWALGAPFRGNYWNWPGIGELDIMENVQGLNNNWSTMHCGTSPGGPCNETTGIGGQKACDGATCQGGFHTYAVEWDRSGATEQMRFYLDGVNFHTVSQNQVDAATWTNATNHGYFVILNVAMGGGFPDAFGGGPDAGTQPGHPLVVDYVTVRQAGGSGTTPPTTPPPSGSRDAYGTVQAESYDQQSGVSNEATTDSGGGQDIGSLASGDWALYKGVNFGTTAARQFSARVASGAAGGVSGLVEVRLDSRSNAPVGSFAVANTGGWQSWRTVPANISGVTGTHDVYLTFTSGQGADFVNVNWFGFGH
- a CDS encoding DUF4287 domain-containing protein, with the translated sequence MSQVFSEETHRNLLSRIPHCTGREVTDWLRTVEEGPSLFRFEEKVSWLRSEHDLAYGHAKAIIHEYDLRRAARRLL